One Phaseolus vulgaris cultivar G19833 chromosome 11, P. vulgaris v2.0, whole genome shotgun sequence genomic window carries:
- the LOC137806375 gene encoding uncharacterized protein gives MARSKIIPNPPPSSRNPPSQAHNPPRAPGASSSQAERPATSRPDLAQATPPVAGGASIPSPDFKKLYPWATPTLLKETSSVNSAGTVLRLKKGDEPHLSFHKEHDDKMMVLPCPPDVPVCADDKGNNDLMLGKGKLAELRALARAHGLASGSQTVPNSVVEIAAAQGRSPPKGPAPSEAQPAQQRKKLVLRKSKRKTPQVVHEDEEEDDEATKDGLITKRKRVAPSSPPAPPPLPTSTPPSTPGPPPTLLPPPAPTLPVQAVPLAAALPVVEAAEPNFMENPPSASTPYVSAGGGPPSTASTAGAAPGGDEGAHNSPIIITESPPSPPRQEAPIQQPTQEGGGENQQQAPLVPPRANLSLEADEILGGSN, from the exons atggctcgttcAAAGATCatcccaaatcctcctccctcgtcacgtaACCCTCCGTCTCAAGCACATAACCCaccacgagcacctggtgcttcttcttcccaggctgagaggcctgcaacctcccgccctgacctggctcaggctactccaccggtcgccggaggagcctccattccttccccagacttcaaaaagctatacccatgggccaccccgactTTGTTGAAGGAAACTTCCTCAGTAAATTCTGCTGGGACagttcttcgattgaagaaaggggacgagccccacctgtcgttccacaaggagcacgacgacaagatgatggtgctaccttgcccccccgatgtGCCAGTTTGTGCAGACGACAAAGGGAATAACG atcttatgttgggcaagggaaaactggctgagttgagggcgctcgcccgagcccatgggttggcgtcgggttcccagaccgtgccaaattcagtggtggagatcgccgctgcccagggcagatcgcctcCGAAAGGCCCAGCCCCTTCAgaggcccagcccgcccaacaacgcaaAAAACTCGTCCTCAGGAAatcaaagaggaaaacccctcaagtggttcatgaggacgaagaagaagacgatgaggcgactAAGGATGGCCTTATCActaagaggaagagggtggcgccttcttcaccacctgccccacctcctcttccaacgtcaacaccaccttccacaccgggtccacctccaacactgcttcctcccccagctcccacattgccagtccaagcagttccccTGGCAGCTgcacttcctgtggttgaggccgccgagcccaactttatggagaaccccccgagcgcctccacgccatacgtatctgctggagggggtcctccttcaactgcctcaacTGCTGGAGCTGCACCAGGCGGGGATGAAGGCGCTCATAACTCGCCTATCatcatcaccgaatccccgccgtcgccaccacgccaagaagctcccattcaacaaccaactcaagaaggtggtggcgagaaccagcaaCAAGCTCCCCTGGTGCCCCCACGagcaaacctctcccttgag